One region of Ictalurus punctatus breed USDA103 chromosome 6, Coco_2.0, whole genome shotgun sequence genomic DNA includes:
- the snx4 gene encoding sorting nexin-4, with protein sequence MRMRAANHNIAGMMADSGSEDIAVVGNTDVTPSALENNIKNTMVEKGANLLKKMEISVAEAEKRTGKNAVSMQETYTVYLIETRPMDAVSESTSPAPDSLWRRYSEFELLRNYLLVTYPFIVVPPLPEKRAEFVWHKLSADNMDPDFVERRRVGLENFLLRVASHPVLSNDKIFYSFLTEEQGWKEVVFETGFQAKADSRLKALNATFRVKNPDKKFSDMKHYGDELQSVISQLLRVRARVADRLYGVYKVHGNYGRVFSEWSAIEKEMGDGLQSAGHHMDAYATSVDDILEEEEHYADQLKEYLFYTEALRAVCRKHELCQFELEMAAQDLVSKKQQREELATGTIRTFSLKGMTSKLFGQETPEQREAKLKTLETQIEEGEEMVKERNAECEEFVKNAWVDVERFKEQKDRDLKEALINYAIMQISMCKKGIQVWNNAKECFSKM encoded by the exons ATGCGCATGCGCGCGGCTAACCACAACATAGCAGGGATGATGGCGGATTCGGGAAGCGAGGATATAGCTGTGGTGGGAAACACCGATGTGACACCTTCAGCGTtagaaaacaacattaaaaacacG ATGGTTGAGAAGGGGGCAAACCTTTTGAAGAAGATGGAGATAAGTGTAGCTGAGGCAGAGAAAAGAACAGGAAAGAATGCAGTCAGCATGCAGGAAACCTACACTGTATACCTCATTGAAACAAG GCCAATGGATGCTGTGTCTGAGAGTACCAGTCCTGCCCCTGACTCTCTGTGGAGGCGCTACAGCGAGTTCGAGCTTCTCAGAAACTATTTGTTAGTCACCTATCCATTCATAGTTGTCCCGCCTTTGCCTGAGAAACGG GCTGAATTTGTGTGGCACAAACTATCTGCAGACAACATGGATCCGGACTTTGTGGAGAGGAGAAGGGTGGGGCTAGAGAACTTCCTGCTCCGGGTTGCCTCCCATCCCGTTCTGTCCAATGACAAGATCTTCTACTCCTTCCTCACTGAG GAACAGGGTTGGAAGGAAGTTGTATTTGAGACTGGATTTCAGGCAAAG GCAGATTCGAGGTTGAAGGCTTTAAACGCTACATTCCGGGTGAAGAATCCCGACAA GAAGTTTTCAGATATGAAGCACTATGGAGATGAGCTCCAGTCTGTTATATCACAGCTGCTGCGTGTGCGAGCA AGAGTGGCTGACCGTCTTTATGGTGTCTACAAAGTGCATGGAAATTACGGCCGAGTCTTCAG TGAGTGGAGCGCCATTGAGAAAGAGATGGGAGACGGACTGCAGAGTGCAGGGCATCATATGGATGC GTATGCTACTTCCGTAGATGACATACTGGAGGAGGAAGAACACTATGCTGACCAGCTGAAGGAATACCTTTTCTACACTGAGGCTTTAAG GGCAGTGTGTAGGAAGCACGAGCTCTGTCAGTTTGAACTGGAGATGGCTGCCCAAGATCTGGTTTCCAAGAAGCAACAGCGGGAGGAACTGGCTACTGGG ACGATACGGACCTTCTCTCTGAAGGGGATGACCAGTAAGCTGTTTGGTCAGGAGACTCCTGAGCAGAGGGAGGCTAAGCTGAAAACTCTGGAGACGCAGATTGAGGAGGGAGAGGAGATGGTGAAAGAGAGAAACGCTGAGTGCGA GGAGTTTGTGAAGAACGCTTGGGTGGACGTTGAGAGGTTCAAAGAGCAGAAAGACCGTGACCTTAAAGAAGCTCTCATCAATTATGCCATCATGCAAATCAGCATGTGTAAAAAG GGAATTCAAGTGTGGAATAACGCTAAAGAGTGCTTCAGCAAGATGTGA